Proteins from one Pontibacter korlensis genomic window:
- the clpB gene encoding ATP-dependent chaperone ClpB, with product MNFNNYTIKAQEAIQKATEIAGGNQQQAIDTGHILKAILETDENVTNFLLQKLNINGNILHSKLDETVAAYPKVSGGSPYLANDAAAALQKATSYLKEFGDEYVAIEHMLLGLLAGRDKVAGLMKDVGFNEKDLKKAIKELRGGAKVTDQNAEAKYNSLKRYARNLNELARSGKIDPVIGRDEEIRRVLQILSRRTKNNPVLLGEPGVGKTAIVEGLAQRMVSGDVPENLKNKTLMSLDMGLLVAGAKYKGEFEERLKAVIKEVTDAEGEIILFIDEIHTLIGAGAGGDSAMDAANLLKPALARGELHAIGATTLKEYQKYIEKDKALERRFQAVMVDEPSVPDAISILRGIKDKYELHHGVRIKDDAIISAVELSNRYISDRFLPDKAIDLMDEAAAKLRIEIDSLPVELDELQRRVMQLEIEREAIRRENDKDKEAALSKEIADLSGKRDDLKAKWQNEKQIIEGIQKAKENIENFKLEAEQAERAGDYGRVAELRYGKIQEAEAHLKQLQEQVREMQGENPMLKEEVNSEDIAEVVAKWTGIPVSKMLQSDREKLLHLEQELGKRVAGQEEAIEAISDAVRRSRAGMQDPKRPIGSFIFLGTTGVGKTELAKALADYLFNDDNAMVRIDMSEYQERHAVSRLIGAPPGYVGYDEGGQLTEAIRRKPYSVVLLDEIEKAHPDVFNILLQVLDDGRLTDSKGRVVNFKNTIIIMTSNIGSHIIQANFEKMTPLNHDEVIEQTKEEVFDLLKKSVRPEFLNRIDELVMFRPLSRGDIRKIVSIQFRHIQHRLEEAGIQLIATDEVLDYLGEQGFDPQFGARPLKRVIQRQVLNELSKEILSGKINKDSVVEAVLENGEILFNNVDVEIPTGK from the coding sequence ATGAACTTTAATAACTATACCATCAAAGCTCAGGAGGCCATTCAGAAGGCCACTGAGATAGCCGGCGGCAATCAGCAGCAGGCTATCGATACTGGGCATATTTTAAAAGCGATACTGGAGACAGACGAGAATGTTACCAACTTCCTGCTCCAGAAACTGAACATCAACGGTAACATCCTGCACAGCAAGCTGGATGAGACAGTAGCTGCTTACCCAAAAGTAAGCGGTGGCAGTCCATACCTGGCTAATGATGCCGCTGCAGCCTTGCAAAAAGCTACTTCATACTTGAAAGAGTTTGGCGATGAGTATGTTGCCATAGAGCACATGCTGCTGGGCCTGCTGGCTGGTCGCGACAAAGTAGCCGGCTTGATGAAGGATGTTGGTTTCAATGAGAAAGACCTCAAAAAAGCCATCAAAGAATTGCGCGGCGGCGCCAAGGTAACAGACCAGAACGCCGAGGCCAAGTATAACTCGCTGAAGCGCTATGCCCGCAATCTAAACGAGCTGGCCCGAAGCGGAAAAATTGACCCAGTAATTGGCCGTGACGAGGAGATACGTCGTGTGCTGCAGATCCTGAGCCGCCGCACCAAAAACAACCCTGTACTGTTGGGTGAGCCTGGTGTGGGTAAAACCGCCATTGTAGAGGGCTTGGCGCAGCGTATGGTGTCTGGTGACGTACCGGAAAACCTGAAAAACAAAACGCTGATGAGCCTGGATATGGGTCTGCTTGTGGCAGGTGCCAAGTATAAGGGTGAGTTCGAGGAGCGTCTGAAGGCGGTTATCAAAGAGGTTACGGATGCCGAGGGTGAGATCATCCTCTTCATCGACGAGATACATACTTTGATTGGAGCCGGTGCAGGCGGTGATAGTGCTATGGACGCAGCCAACCTGCTGAAACCAGCCCTGGCACGTGGTGAGTTACACGCTATTGGTGCCACTACCCTGAAAGAGTACCAGAAATATATCGAGAAAGATAAAGCACTGGAGCGTCGTTTCCAGGCCGTGATGGTGGATGAGCCAAGCGTGCCGGACGCTATCTCTATTCTTCGTGGTATCAAGGATAAGTATGAACTGCATCACGGCGTGCGCATTAAGGACGATGCCATCATTTCTGCGGTAGAGCTTTCGAACCGCTACATCTCCGACCGCTTCCTGCCAGATAAGGCGATAGACCTGATGGACGAGGCAGCGGCGAAATTACGCATTGAGATCGATTCATTGCCAGTGGAGCTAGACGAATTGCAGCGCCGTGTTATGCAGTTGGAGATTGAGCGTGAAGCTATCCGCCGTGAAAATGATAAGGACAAGGAAGCTGCGCTCTCTAAAGAGATTGCAGACCTTTCTGGCAAGCGCGATGATCTGAAAGCCAAGTGGCAGAATGAGAAGCAGATCATTGAAGGAATCCAGAAAGCAAAAGAGAACATTGAGAACTTCAAACTGGAGGCTGAACAAGCCGAGCGTGCAGGCGACTATGGCCGCGTAGCTGAGCTTCGTTACGGCAAGATACAGGAGGCTGAGGCACATCTGAAGCAACTGCAGGAGCAGGTGCGCGAGATGCAGGGTGAAAACCCAATGCTGAAAGAAGAGGTGAACTCTGAGGATATTGCCGAAGTGGTAGCTAAGTGGACTGGCATACCTGTAAGCAAAATGCTACAGAGCGACCGCGAGAAACTGTTGCACCTGGAGCAAGAGCTGGGCAAGCGTGTAGCCGGCCAGGAAGAAGCAATTGAGGCTATTTCGGATGCCGTGCGCAGGAGCCGTGCGGGTATGCAGGATCCGAAGCGCCCGATTGGTTCGTTCATCTTCCTGGGTACAACCGGTGTGGGTAAAACTGAGCTCGCCAAAGCGCTGGCCGACTACCTGTTCAACGACGATAACGCCATGGTGCGCATCGACATGAGCGAGTACCAGGAGCGCCATGCTGTGAGCCGCCTCATTGGTGCACCTCCAGGATATGTGGGTTACGATGAAGGTGGTCAGTTAACAGAAGCTATCCGACGCAAACCATACTCTGTAGTACTGCTCGACGAGATCGAGAAAGCGCACCCGGATGTGTTCAACATCCTGTTGCAGGTGCTCGATGACGGCCGATTGACAGACAGTAAAGGTCGCGTGGTGAACTTTAAAAATACCATCATCATCATGACGTCAAACATTGGTTCGCACATTATACAGGCTAATTTCGAAAAGATGACGCCGCTGAACCATGATGAGGTTATTGAGCAGACGAAAGAGGAAGTATTTGACCTGCTGAAGAAGTCGGTAAGGCCAGAGTTCCTAAACCGTATCGACGAGCTGGTAATGTTCCGTCCGCTGAGCCGTGGCGACATCCGCAAGATCGTCAGCATCCAGTTCCGTCATATACAGCATCGTTTGGAAGAGGCTGGCATACAGCTGATCGCCACCGACGAGGTACTGGACTATTTAGGCGAGCAGGGTTTCGATCCGCAGTTTGGTGCTCGTCCGCTGAAACGAGTTATTCAGCGCCAGGTACTTAATGAGCTATCAAAAGAGATACTCTCTGGTAAAATAAATAAAGATTCTGTAGTAGAAGCCGTGTTGGAAAACGGAGAAATCCTATTTAACAACGTGGATGTAGAGATACCTACAGGAAAGTAA
- a CDS encoding dienelactone hydrolase family protein, with product MINYTFNESVRIDVQGVSLIGDLAIPENAFGLIIFSHGSGSSRLSTRNRFVAEHLQRSGFATLLFDLLTEEEDKETKNRFDIPKLTQRLIETTYWVQQDPRTQDFNIAYFGASTGAASAIGAAAAEGPDIVKAVVSRGGRPDLADTVLPDLQVPTLLIVGGKDETVLEMNIQAQNAMQCIKDVEIVPDATHLFEEPGALEMAAQLATDWFRKYVKPNKQQPLRQSQP from the coding sequence ATGATAAACTACACTTTCAACGAAAGCGTCCGCATAGATGTGCAGGGTGTTTCGCTTATTGGTGATTTGGCTATACCCGAGAATGCATTCGGACTCATTATTTTCTCGCACGGCAGCGGAAGTAGCCGCCTTAGCACCAGAAACCGCTTTGTGGCAGAACACTTGCAGCGATCAGGTTTCGCTACTTTGTTGTTCGACCTCCTGACAGAAGAAGAGGACAAGGAGACCAAGAACCGCTTCGATATACCTAAGCTTACCCAGCGCCTGATCGAAACCACTTACTGGGTGCAGCAGGATCCTCGTACGCAGGACTTCAACATTGCCTACTTTGGTGCCAGCACTGGTGCTGCCTCTGCCATAGGAGCCGCCGCCGCTGAAGGCCCGGATATTGTAAAAGCAGTAGTAAGCCGTGGTGGCCGCCCTGACCTGGCAGATACAGTGCTTCCCGATCTGCAGGTGCCAACCCTGCTGATAGTGGGGGGTAAAGATGAGACGGTGCTGGAAATGAATATACAGGCACAAAATGCCATGCAGTGTATAAAGGATGTAGAAATTGTACCGGATGCCACCCACTTGTTTGAAGAGCCAGGCGCACTGGAGATGGCAGCTCAACTTGCCACCGACTGGTTCCGCAAGTATGTGAAGCCAAACAAGCAGCAGCCGTTACGCCAGAGCCAGCCTTAG
- a CDS encoding glycosyltransferase, producing MPDLQCTYLCPIRASSTDGAAIEEFAQYWRFLAEQGCEVLVVDGSPEPVFSRHAAAWTHCRHIAVDNKYTYLNGKVNGVMTGVNAASHDKIIIADDDIRYTASDLRRMTEDLEGYDVVKPQNYFGLVPWWSRIDSARMLINRAVVPEGDYPGTNGVRKSIFEKAGPYDGDVLFENEEMIRHFRNHDARFRYATDFFIRRMPPTLDKWLEQRPRQAYEDFAMKKKTTLFASLLPAHLLLGVFGKRKFLGLLALATSAVAVGLALRGRRNGAQKCIPARYALYAPLWVLERSINVHVALYWRFVKGGCPYTNVVIRKGTGDAWKVQSKKAA from the coding sequence ATGCCTGATCTGCAATGTACTTACCTGTGCCCCATTCGCGCCTCTTCTACAGACGGGGCAGCCATAGAGGAGTTTGCGCAATACTGGAGGTTTCTGGCGGAGCAGGGTTGTGAGGTGCTGGTGGTGGATGGTTCGCCAGAACCTGTCTTTAGTCGGCATGCAGCAGCCTGGACGCATTGCCGCCACATAGCGGTAGATAATAAGTACACCTACCTCAACGGCAAGGTAAATGGCGTTATGACCGGAGTAAACGCTGCCAGTCATGATAAAATCATCATTGCCGACGACGACATACGCTATACTGCTTCAGACCTCCGGCGAATGACAGAGGATCTGGAGGGATACGACGTAGTAAAGCCGCAGAACTACTTTGGCCTTGTACCCTGGTGGTCCCGCATCGACTCAGCCCGTATGCTTATCAATCGTGCGGTAGTTCCGGAAGGAGACTACCCCGGCACCAACGGTGTGCGCAAAAGTATTTTTGAAAAGGCTGGCCCCTACGATGGTGACGTGCTTTTTGAAAATGAGGAAATGATCAGGCATTTTCGCAATCACGATGCCCGCTTTCGCTATGCCACTGACTTTTTTATCAGGCGTATGCCGCCCACGCTGGATAAGTGGCTGGAGCAGCGGCCTCGACAAGCTTACGAGGACTTCGCGATGAAGAAGAAGACAACCTTGTTTGCGTCGCTGTTGCCGGCGCACCTGCTGTTGGGAGTGTTTGGCAAGCGTAAATTTCTGGGGTTATTGGCACTTGCAACTTCAGCTGTGGCGGTAGGATTGGCTCTGCGTGGGCGCAGGAATGGGGCACAGAAGTGTATTCCTGCGCGCTATGCCTTGTACGCACCATTATGGGTGCTGGAGCGATCCATCAATGTACATGTAGCCCTTTACTGGCGCTTTGTGAAAGGAGGGTGTCCTTACACGAACGTTGTAATCCGGAAAGGCACCGGTGATGCCTGGAAAGTTCAATCTAAGAAAGCTGCTTAA
- a CDS encoding DUF4142 domain-containing protein, protein MKKVIFYFVAGSMVAATACSSTGSTTADNTSMETSETVTVAGSTDNETTTNTGTTGTTGTTGTSTTHTGTTGTTGTNTGTTGTTGDTNRPGTIGATGAATATTGMDAATEVDMTALMNLDDVTFLMTAASSNMLEIELGKMAAERATDPQVKEFAQMMVDHHTKASQQMKPIASQMGVELPTTLMPMHQAMVDKLSKKTGTGFDEDYMDTMERAHKMDVAMFEAKSNNAESEQVKSFAAKTLPLLQSHHKSATEIEDTVD, encoded by the coding sequence ATGAAAAAAGTCATATTTTATTTTGTTGCAGGATCCATGGTCGCTGCAACCGCATGTAGCAGCACAGGCTCTACTACTGCAGATAATACTTCGATGGAAACATCTGAAACAGTTACCGTTGCTGGTAGCACCGATAATGAGACAACTACAAATACAGGGACAACAGGCACTACTGGTACAACCGGCACCTCTACTACGCACACAGGTACAACTGGCACAACAGGTACCAACACGGGCACTACAGGCACGACAGGTGACACGAACAGACCAGGTACGATAGGAGCAACTGGAGCAGCAACTGCTACAACAGGCATGGATGCAGCTACAGAGGTTGACATGACCGCTTTGATGAACCTTGATGACGTTACCTTTTTGATGACTGCCGCCAGCAGCAACATGCTGGAAATTGAACTAGGCAAGATGGCTGCCGAGAGAGCCACTGACCCTCAGGTAAAAGAGTTCGCTCAGATGATGGTAGACCACCACACAAAGGCTAGCCAGCAAATGAAACCTATAGCCTCTCAGATGGGTGTAGAGTTACCTACTACACTTATGCCAATGCACCAGGCAATGGTAGACAAACTCTCTAAAAAAACGGGCACTGGCTTCGACGAAGACTATATGGATACTATGGAGCGTGCACATAAAATGGATGTAGCCATGTTTGAGGCGAAATCCAATAACGCCGAATCTGAACAAGTGAAGTCTTTTGCGGCTAAAACACTACCGCTATTGCAGTCTCACCATAAATCAGCAACCGAAATTGAAGACACTGTAGATTAA
- a CDS encoding GDSL-type esterase/lipase family protein: MSTIYTFISIQLLRYLLVFFFASNATPSTAQFKIMTLGNSITQGNLEHPGYRYRLWQKLVDADVDVEFVGSHDTNFGGDPAVKNIVYKGRTYTNRNEGHWGWSADEILNGKAGEGNLVRWLQTYTPDIALIHLGTNDMFRQCGDGSDCYEQTIDELRQVVQQIRGKNPAVTIILAQLIPAYSQKVGPAIADNIVELNKRIPGLVQELNTAASPVILVDQYSGFDATEGVDTWDGVHPNASGEEKMAQKWFDAMNLLVTPQPVELSFFKASLSTNNDVQLEWQTASETNNAYFEIQRSTDGNEFSPQGKVAGAGTTVTMQHYTFTDTLTPSGLLYYRLKQVDTDSTSTFSKVVQVEAPKQEQALRVYPTSSRGHSIALHLQHKNTTDVANVHIYTIDGKLVQKVEKLKGNNGTYRTQIATSLLQGAGLYLVRVMAGDKQYYSEFIVER; the protein is encoded by the coding sequence ATGAGTACAATTTATACTTTCATAAGCATACAGTTGCTGCGCTACCTGCTTGTCTTCTTCTTTGCCAGCAACGCCACACCTTCTACAGCGCAGTTCAAGATCATGACCTTGGGCAACTCCATTACGCAAGGTAACCTGGAGCACCCGGGGTACAGGTATAGGCTCTGGCAAAAGCTTGTAGATGCTGATGTGGATGTAGAGTTTGTGGGCTCGCATGATACTAATTTTGGAGGAGATCCTGCCGTTAAAAACATAGTGTACAAAGGCCGCACCTACACCAACCGTAACGAGGGCCACTGGGGCTGGAGTGCCGATGAAATATTAAACGGCAAAGCCGGAGAGGGCAACCTAGTCCGGTGGCTACAAACTTATACTCCTGATATTGCACTTATTCACCTGGGCACAAACGACATGTTCAGGCAATGTGGCGATGGCAGCGACTGCTATGAGCAAACTATAGATGAGCTAAGGCAGGTGGTGCAACAGATAAGAGGAAAAAATCCAGCCGTAACAATTATACTGGCCCAGCTTATACCTGCCTACAGCCAAAAAGTAGGGCCAGCTATAGCCGATAACATTGTGGAGTTGAACAAGCGGATTCCGGGCCTGGTGCAAGAGCTGAATACAGCAGCATCACCGGTGATACTGGTAGATCAGTATTCCGGCTTCGATGCAACAGAAGGAGTTGATACTTGGGATGGTGTACATCCTAACGCCAGTGGTGAGGAGAAAATGGCACAGAAGTGGTTTGATGCAATGAATCTGTTGGTCACACCCCAGCCGGTAGAACTTTCTTTCTTCAAAGCCAGCCTCTCTACAAATAATGATGTGCAGCTAGAGTGGCAAACGGCCTCTGAGACGAATAATGCTTACTTCGAGATACAGCGCTCCACCGATGGCAACGAGTTTTCACCACAAGGAAAAGTAGCAGGTGCTGGCACTACCGTTACCATGCAGCATTATACTTTTACAGATACCCTTACCCCATCAGGACTGCTTTACTACAGGTTAAAGCAAGTAGACACTGATAGCACCAGCACCTTTTCTAAGGTTGTGCAGGTAGAAGCTCCAAAACAGGAGCAGGCTTTACGTGTATACCCTACCAGCAGCAGAGGCCACAGTATAGCTCTACACTTGCAGCACAAAAACACAACAGACGTGGCGAATGTGCATATCTACACCATCGACGGGAAACTGGTGCAAAAGGTAGAAAAGTTGAAAGGAAATAACGGGACTTATCGCACCCAGATAGCAACAAGTTTACTACAGGGAGCAGGTTTATACCTGGTGCGTGTAATGGCTGGTGATAAGCAATACTACTCTGAGTTTATAGTAGAGCGATAA
- the gntA gene encoding guanitoxin biosynthesis heme-dependent pre-guanitoxin N-hydroxylase GntA yields the protein MATSNIKKQSYFLPEELEDYPDERVRAIHSSIVEKISDTEYPCVGAKAAINSNQYRLGVYSSMGADETTRQLGEDLKSYTAETLSAESEYMTLIAVFTDEAVSEIDFEEKLWLQLQKLHDSEKHLQLWDPTVSNNPDDNDFSFSYNGTAFFVVGLHPNASRKARRFEHTALAFNLHRQFEQLREKSIYENMQKVIREREIAYEGSINPMLSNFGEGLEAPQYSGRQVDESWKCPFLAGFDYQRRKDND from the coding sequence ATGGCTACAAGCAATATAAAAAAGCAAAGTTACTTTCTGCCCGAAGAATTGGAAGATTATCCGGATGAACGGGTCAGGGCAATTCATTCAAGTATAGTTGAAAAGATAAGCGACACTGAATACCCTTGTGTAGGCGCCAAAGCCGCTATAAATTCAAATCAGTACCGTTTAGGCGTGTATAGTAGTATGGGTGCCGACGAAACTACGCGCCAATTAGGAGAGGACCTGAAAAGCTATACTGCAGAAACCCTATCTGCGGAGAGCGAATATATGACCTTGATTGCCGTGTTCACCGACGAGGCAGTTTCTGAAATCGATTTTGAGGAAAAGCTATGGTTACAGCTCCAGAAATTGCACGACAGTGAAAAACACTTGCAGCTTTGGGATCCAACAGTAAGCAACAATCCTGATGACAACGATTTCAGCTTCAGCTATAATGGCACAGCTTTTTTTGTGGTAGGCTTGCACCCCAATGCAAGCCGCAAAGCCAGAAGATTTGAGCATACGGCCTTGGCTTTTAACCTGCACCGCCAGTTTGAACAGCTGCGCGAGAAGAGTATTTACGAAAACATGCAGAAGGTAATTAGGGAGCGCGAAATTGCCTACGAAGGTTCCATAAATCCTATGTTGAGTAACTTCGGAGAGGGATTGGAAGCTCCTCAATACAGTGGCCGGCAGGTAGATGAAAGTTGGAAATGCCCTTTCCTTGCCGGATTTGATTATCAAAGAAGAAAAGATAATGATTAA
- a CDS encoding NADP-dependent isocitrate dehydrogenase, whose amino-acid sequence MTTKASRIIYTITDEAPALATRSFLPIVQTFTKAAGIEVETRDISLAGRILATFPENLTDEQKQSDDLAYLGELAKTPEANIIKLPNISASIPQLTAAIKELQAQGYDIPDYPGEPKNDAEQEIKARYAKVLGSAVNPVLREGNSDRRVADAVKQYAKKNPHSMGAWSSDSKTHVAHMSEGDFYGSEKSVVVENATDVRIEFVDANGNTKVLKEKVALKEGEVMDSSVMSRKALRSFLEKAIDDAKEQDILLSLHLKATMMKVSDPIMFGHAVTVFFKDVFEKHANTFKELGVDPNNGLGDVYAKIKNLSDDERRNIEADIKAVYDQRPALAMVDSDKGITNLHVPSDIIIDASMPAAIRSSGKMWGPDGKQYDTKAIIPDRSYAGIYQEVIQFHKENGAFDPTTMGTVPNIGLMAQKAEEYGSHDKTFQIVESGAVRIVDASGNVLMEQKVDEGDIFRACQTKDLPIQDWVKLAVTRARITNTPAIFWLDPQRAHDTNLIKKVERYLQDHDTNGLEIKIMSPVDAMRYTCERAKAGQDTISVTGNVLRDYLTDLFPILELGTSAKMLSIVPLLDGGGLFETGAGGSAPKHVQQFVEENYLRWDSLGEFLALAVSLEDLAYKTNNEKAAVLAEALNQANAKFLENDKSPSRKVGGIDNRGSHFYLAMYWAQALAEQSKNQELKDRFSKFAKELTDNEKKIIDEQIAAQGKPVELGGYYHPDEEKASKAMRPSETLNSILASF is encoded by the coding sequence ATGACGACAAAAGCATCAAGAATCATTTATACTATAACCGATGAAGCCCCTGCGCTGGCTACGCGCTCCTTTTTACCAATTGTTCAAACGTTCACAAAAGCAGCAGGTATTGAGGTAGAGACAAGAGATATCTCGCTGGCCGGCCGTATACTGGCTACTTTCCCAGAGAACCTGACCGATGAGCAGAAGCAGTCGGATGATCTGGCTTACTTGGGTGAGTTGGCTAAAACTCCAGAGGCAAACATCATCAAGCTGCCAAACATCAGTGCTTCTATTCCGCAGCTTACAGCGGCTATTAAGGAGCTGCAGGCGCAAGGTTATGATATTCCTGACTATCCGGGCGAACCAAAAAATGATGCTGAGCAAGAAATAAAGGCGCGCTACGCAAAAGTGTTGGGTAGTGCGGTAAACCCAGTGTTGCGTGAAGGTAACTCTGATCGCCGTGTGGCTGATGCTGTAAAGCAGTACGCTAAAAAGAACCCGCACTCAATGGGTGCATGGTCTTCAGACTCTAAAACGCACGTGGCCCACATGAGCGAAGGCGACTTCTACGGCAGCGAGAAATCAGTTGTAGTAGAAAATGCTACGGATGTACGCATCGAGTTTGTTGATGCCAATGGTAACACCAAGGTTCTGAAAGAGAAAGTGGCGCTGAAAGAGGGAGAAGTAATGGACTCTTCTGTAATGAGCAGAAAAGCACTTCGCTCGTTCCTGGAGAAGGCAATTGATGATGCAAAAGAGCAGGATATACTGCTGTCGCTGCACCTGAAGGCTACCATGATGAAGGTGTCTGACCCTATTATGTTCGGCCATGCCGTTACTGTTTTCTTCAAAGATGTGTTCGAAAAGCATGCCAATACCTTCAAAGAGCTTGGCGTAGATCCGAACAACGGTCTGGGCGATGTGTATGCTAAGATCAAGAACCTGTCGGATGATGAGCGCAGAAACATTGAGGCGGACATCAAGGCGGTGTATGATCAGCGTCCTGCATTGGCGATGGTAGATTCTGATAAAGGCATCACGAACCTGCACGTGCCAAGCGATATTATTATTGATGCCTCTATGCCGGCTGCTATTCGTTCTTCCGGTAAAATGTGGGGACCAGATGGCAAGCAGTACGATACAAAGGCCATTATTCCGGACCGCAGCTATGCAGGCATCTATCAGGAGGTAATCCAGTTCCACAAAGAGAACGGTGCCTTCGACCCGACTACCATGGGTACTGTGCCTAACATTGGTCTGATGGCTCAGAAGGCTGAAGAGTATGGTTCACATGATAAAACATTCCAGATTGTAGAAAGCGGTGCAGTGCGTATAGTTGATGCTTCTGGCAATGTATTGATGGAGCAGAAGGTTGACGAAGGAGATATCTTCAGAGCCTGCCAGACGAAAGACCTGCCTATCCAGGACTGGGTGAAGCTGGCTGTTACCAGAGCTCGTATCACCAACACTCCGGCTATCTTCTGGCTGGATCCGCAGCGTGCACACGATACTAACCTGATCAAGAAAGTAGAGCGTTACCTGCAGGACCACGATACAAATGGTCTTGAGATCAAGATCATGTCTCCGGTAGATGCCATGCGTTATACTTGCGAGCGTGCTAAAGCTGGCCAGGATACTATCTCTGTAACCGGTAACGTACTTCGTGACTACCTGACTGACCTGTTCCCAATCCTGGAGCTGGGTACAAGCGCTAAAATGCTTTCTATCGTTCCGCTGCTGGACGGTGGTGGCCTGTTCGAAACAGGTGCCGGTGGATCCGCTCCGAAGCACGTACAGCAGTTTGTAGAAGAGAACTACCTGCGTTGGGATTCATTGGGCGAGTTCCTGGCACTGGCTGTGTCGCTGGAAGATCTTGCTTACAAAACCAACAACGAGAAAGCTGCCGTGCTGGCAGAGGCGCTGAACCAGGCGAACGCTAAGTTCCTGGAGAACGATAAGTCTCCTTCCCGCAAAGTAGGTGGCATCGATAACCGTGGTAGCCACTTCTACCTGGCCATGTACTGGGCACAAGCACTAGCCGAGCAGTCTAAGAACCAAGAGCTGAAAGACAGATTCTCTAAGTTTGCAAAAGAGCTGACTGATAATGAGAAGAAGATCATTGATGAGCAAATCGCTGCACAGGGTAAGCCGGTAGAGCTAGGAGGTTACTACCACCCAGACGAAGAAAAAGCCAGCAAAGCCATGCGTCCAAGCGAAACGCTAAACAGCATACTAGCTAGCTTCTAA
- the nfi gene encoding deoxyribonuclease V (cleaves DNA at apurinic or apyrimidinic sites), with product MAYYRRFDAPPPDPKVLQELTELQRQMQERIIIQKPDFNLKLIAGCDSSFIGEDTILSAFILLTYPELEVVEKVWHYGPVELPYIPGFLAFREAPNLLKAYEKLQQKPDMIMVDGHGISHPRRLGIATHLSLHLNKPTMGVAKKVLVGKYTEPAATKGSVSPLVYKDEVIANVLRTKDNIKPVFVSPGHLMDLESATEIALNCATKYKLPEPTRLADHYAAVFKKEVK from the coding sequence ATGGCTTACTACAGACGCTTTGATGCACCTCCACCCGACCCTAAAGTGCTGCAAGAGCTAACTGAGCTGCAACGGCAAATGCAGGAGCGCATCATCATCCAGAAGCCGGACTTCAACCTGAAACTGATTGCAGGCTGTGACTCCTCTTTTATTGGAGAAGACACTATTCTATCTGCTTTTATACTTCTGACCTACCCTGAGCTGGAAGTAGTGGAGAAAGTATGGCACTATGGGCCAGTGGAGCTGCCGTACATTCCCGGTTTTTTGGCCTTCCGCGAGGCACCTAACCTGCTTAAAGCATACGAAAAGCTACAGCAGAAGCCAGACATGATCATGGTGGATGGCCATGGCATTTCGCACCCGCGCCGCTTGGGTATTGCCACTCACCTGAGCCTGCACCTGAACAAACCCACCATGGGCGTTGCCAAGAAAGTACTGGTTGGCAAGTATACAGAACCTGCAGCCACCAAAGGCTCTGTTTCTCCTTTGGTTTACAAGGATGAGGTTATAGCCAATGTGCTGCGGACAAAGGATAATATCAAGCCTGTTTTTGTTTCGCCTGGTCACCTGATGGATTTGGAGTCGGCTACAGAGATTGCACTGAACTGTGCCACCAAGTATAAACTACCAGAGCCAACGCGACTGGCGGATCACTATGCGGCGGTGTTTAAAAAGGAGGTGAAATAA
- a CDS encoding phosphoribosyltransferase: MNGQLIHNRAQAAQLLAERLDKYRGQQGVVLAIPRGGVPVAAPIAKKLGMPLEVTLSKKIRHPQNKEFAIGAVSMDSVTVDERAEVPEEYIVEEVQRIRQNLQQKYRLFMGDRQHIPLQDRIAIIVDDGIATGKTLEATVKLVEKEQPRKIVVAVPVAPPSAAAYFSNLVDEFICLLVPPFFQAVGQFYEEFTQTTDEEVIQLLQEQDEPL; this comes from the coding sequence ATGAATGGGCAGCTTATACATAACCGAGCGCAGGCTGCTCAGTTGCTGGCTGAGCGACTAGATAAGTACAGAGGGCAGCAGGGGGTAGTGCTGGCCATACCCAGAGGAGGGGTGCCTGTGGCGGCACCTATTGCCAAAAAGCTGGGCATGCCGCTGGAGGTAACACTCTCCAAAAAAATAAGACACCCTCAAAATAAAGAGTTTGCCATCGGGGCTGTAAGTATGGATAGTGTAACGGTGGATGAGCGGGCTGAGGTGCCAGAGGAATATATTGTGGAAGAGGTGCAGCGCATCCGCCAAAACTTACAGCAAAAGTACAGGCTCTTTATGGGCGACCGCCAGCACATCCCGCTTCAGGACCGCATTGCCATTATTGTAGATGATGGTATTGCCACCGGCAAAACCTTGGAGGCTACGGTTAAGCTGGTAGAGAAAGAGCAACCACGAAAGATTGTAGTAGCTGTGCCGGTTGCGCCGCCTTCTGCCGCAGCGTATTTCTCTAACTTGGTAGATGAGTTCATCTGTCTGCTTGTGCCACCCTTCTTCCAGGCCGTAGGGCAGTTTTATGAGGAGTTTACCCAAACTACCGATGAAGAGGTGATTCAGCTACTCCAGGAGCAGGACGAGCCATTGTAG